The segment GGCAATACCGATCAACAAATCAGCATCTTGCTTCGTAACATCGCCTGCCACTATTAACGGTTTTTCTGCTGCCACAAGGACTTCTAGCGCACTTTTTATCTCATCATCCGGCACCCCTACGGTACTTTTTATATCAGGAAGCAGCGGCACACCTGTCCGCCCCACTGGATGAAAAAAGACATCCTTAGGAATTGCCAGATGAGTAACTGTCCTTTTATTCTCTGCCTGCACTAATGCTTTAGCAGCGATATCAAGGAAACTCTGACCAGAGGTAATAAGTTGAGATTTGCTGGTTACTGCCTGTAGTAGTTGTTGTTGATTAATATCTTGTTTCGAACCGGTGCCAACTTTAGAGCTCTCTACCTGTCCCGTGATCGCTAACACAGGCGCCTTATCAAAATAGGCATCTGCCAAACCATTGATCAAATTTGCCGTACCCGGCCCCGATGTAGCAACACAGACACCTACCTTACCGGTGAGCTTTGCTTGGTATGAGGCCATGAAGGCAGCATTAACCTCGTTGGTTACGGCGTAAAAATTGACATCTCGCTGACGGCCAAGGGCATCAAATAAGGGAAAGACAGCATCTCCCAAAACGCCATAGATGTTAGTAATACCATTTTTATAAAGTAATTGAAGCAGTGCTTCAGCGACTGTAATCTGATTATCCATTGGTTCATTCCTTTCCTATAAACTCACCTGTTATTTTCCCCCAAGCCGGGACTAGTATCCGCCGCATATCTTTTTCTTAGAAGCAAAGAATAATTAAGAGAATAATGGTTTTAGAAAGGGGAAATTAGATGAAAAAGCTGCGCATGGGCATTATCGGTATGGGCATGGCCTTTGAAAGACTGCACTATCCTGCGTATCAAAGGTTAAAAGACCAGTATGAAATAACGGCAATCTGCGATACGGATAAGGAAAAGGCAAATAATTGGCGTGCAACTCTGGGGCTAAGTGAAAATGATGTATATGAAGATTATCAGGAAATGATTAAGCGGAGTGACCTTGACGCGTTCGACGTAATGGTACCTATAGAATTGAATTATGAAGTAACGGAACATGTGGCCGCGGCAGGAAAACCGATTATTTGCGAAAAACCCCTTGCCCCTACGCCCGAACAAGCAAAGGCGGCCCGAGACCTGCCCAGTAAATATGACATTCCCATCATGATTGCAGAGAACTACCGCTACAATGATGAAATTCAAATCATTCGGGACATGGTGCGGAAGCAGGAAATCGGTGAAGTATACTACTTTATCCAAAACAGGGTGGTAGATTTCCCTAAAGATATGCTAAAAAATAAGTTTCCCGCCAAAGAATGGCGGCAGCACCCGGAATTTCCCGGCGGTGCCATCATGGATACAGGCGTACATGACATTGGCGCTTTAAGGCATATCTTTGGAGCCATTAAAAAACTACATGCTTTCGGTAAGCGGCAGGAAGAGGAGTTTGCCCCGTTTGCGGTAATTCAGGCGAATATGCTATTTAAAAGCGGCATTACCAGCAGTTTTACCTTCTTCTCCGCGGGTAAGGAAATGCAGCGTCCATTGATGGGGCTGCGTATCTTTGGCACTGAAGGAGAGATTTTTCTTGAGGAAAGGGACTGCGGCACCATCAATGTAGCCATGAATGACGGCAGCAGCAGGCAGATACCCTACCGCCCGCAGCAAGGATATTACCATGAACTGCAGAATTTCTATCAGGCGGCCATTGGCCGGGAACCATTGTCGGTAACCCCTGAGCTGGAATTCGGTGATGCCATCACTATCTTAGCTATGCTGCAATCAGCAAAAACCGGTGAAGTCATTTCTGTTGACCAAAGCCAGGACTTTGACTTCGAAGCATTCAGACAGCAAAATATCCACACGGAACAACCCAGGCTGCAGTAAATAGTGGTGACCAAGGAAGTTTTTGACGGGGAAATTATTAGCAGCTGTATAAGAAAATGATCCAGCCATATATGGCTGGGTCATTTTCTTATTAACGGTTCATCTGCAATAACTTGACAAAATGGTGTCAGGCACCATTTTGTCAAGTTATTGCAAAAGCGGCCGCAGCAATGCAGTTTTTAACGTTAACCTTAAGAAGTTCTTAAGAAGTTTATCAAGAATTTCTTAAGATTCAATTGATATCATTACCCTATAAAATATAAAGGGTGTGATATAATTTGTGCAAATTAATCTATCGAGGTGATACGTCTTGAATATTCTAGTCTGCGACGATGATAAGGAAATTTTGGATGCCATTAAAATTTATTTAGAAAACGAAGGGTATCAAGTATTTAAGGCTTTTAATGGATTAGAAGCTCTAGCAGTAATAGAAGAAAATGAAGTGCACCTGATTATTATGGATATCATGATGCCGCAAATGGATGGCTTGCGGGCTACCATGAAGATAAGGGAAGCGAATAATATCCCGGTTATCATGCTGTCAGCTAAATCTGAGGACACTGATAAAATTATCGGCTTAAATATGGGGGCTGATGATTATATCACTAAGCCCTTCAATCCCTTGGAATTAATAGCAAGGGTTAGGTCTCAGCTTAGGCGATATACAACATTAGGCAGCCTGGAGACAAAAAGCAATGTGTTTAAAACGGGTGGGCTTGTGGTAGATGATGAGAGTAAGGTCATAACTGTTGATGGAGATGAAGTGAAGCTTACTCCTGTACAATATAAGGTACTAAAGCTTTTAACTGCCAATGCGGGCAGGGTATTTTCTATAGAAGAAATATATGAAAAGGTGTGGAAGGAAACTGCCTTTAATCCCGAAAATACAGTGGCAGTTCATATCAGAAAGATTAGAGAAAAGATAGAAATAAATCCTAAAGAACCAAAATACTTAAAGGTGGTGTGGGGAATTGGATATAAAGTGGAAAAAATTTAGCCATTCATTACTTACAAAAATCGTCTTTTTTATAATTACCATACTGTGCTTTACAGCTGCAATAACATTATTTTTAGATATAGTAGGCTTGCATCATAATGATTTTGATATTGTTGTGGAAGACAGCTATTATCTTGGTAGAGAATACATGCAGGATAGCAGCCAAATCATCGATAATTTAACAACCCTGATCAATTTTAAGAGTGAGGAGAACATCCTAAACGGAGGAGCGCTTACAGAAGAAGAAATTAGTAGGGAAGAGGATAATCTATTCAGGGATTTTGAGCATTCAAAAAGGTTTAATCCGAAATTATCTTATAAAGAAAACTACCCGCTGTTCCAAGAAATCTATGCTGACAAAATCGCCCAAATAAAGGATGAGTTAATCCAAGCTGATTTAAGGAATTATAATTCTACCTTAAGAGAATTAGAAAATTATCGAGGGGTTTTTTATTATGTAAGTGATGGTGACAATACATTTACTAATGGCATTAATAATAAAGAGTACTTTAAAAAATATCCCTCTTATATGATATTTGATAAATCGGAACAAACAGTATACCCCGAAGAAATTAGCAAGAATAAATATTACTATTGGATTGTTCCAGATACCAGCAGCTTAGAACAAACAAATAATACCACTCTTTACATTGCCTTCACTGATGACTTTTTAGATCCCAGAATTGACGACTGGTATAGAAATAAAGAATTCATTACTTATAGTTTATATAAAATAATGGGTCTGTTATTGGGCTTAGCAATAGCTTTTCTCTATCTAATAGTAATTGTTGGTAGGAAACCAGAGGATGATGGTGTTCACCTCAACTTTATTGATAAACTGTATATTGATTTTAATATAGCATTATGCCTGTTGCTGATCGGGTCATGGTTTGGGGCGATAAACTTTCTTTTATTCGAAAACAGAATCTTTGAAGCAGTGTTCCCAATCACCTTAGTTATCGCTACTTTAGGCTTAATATTAGTTCTTTCTTTAGTTAAGCATATCAAAAATGGGACACTCATCAAACATTCATTAACATATACCATATTCCACAAATTATTTATCTTCATAAAGGATGTATATAATAGTGGCAGTGTTGGAGTTAAGATTGTGCTAATAGTAATAGCTTATCCTCTCCTCGTAGCCTTAACATTCTTTATGTTCCCAGTAACAATAGGAATAGGCGTATGGTTAGCCCTTAAGAAGGTACAGGAATTTAATGCAATAAAAGAAGGTGTAGAGAAGGTAAAAGATGGCGGCATTCATCATAAAATAAATCTAGCCAGCAGCGGAGAGTTTGCGAAACTTGCTGCTGATATTAATAGTATAACTGATGGCTTAAATAAAGCCGTTGATAATGAACTTAAAAGCGAGCGATTGAAAACAGAATTAATTACTAATGTGTCCCATGATATAAGAACACCTTTAACCTCTATTATCACATATGTTGATTTACTAAAAAATGAAAAGGATCAAGCAAAGGCAGAGGGATATATAACGATAATAGAGCAGAAGGCAGAGAGATTAAAAATACTGACTGATGATTTATTTGAAGCCTCTAAAGCCTCCAGTGGAAACATTCCAGTCAACTGTGAAAAGATTGATATTGTATCTCTTATAACTCAAGGATTAGGAGAGCTTGATGATAAGATAAAAGAGCAAAAATTAGAATTTAAGATGAACCATCCTCAAGATAAAGTATACATTGAAGCCGATGGCAAATTACTGTGGAGAGCGCTAGAGAATCTATTATCAAATATATTCAAATATGCTCTAGATGGGTCAAGGGTATATCTCGATGTAGCAGATATAGGAACTGAGGTAAGGATAGTAATTAAAAACATTTCTGCCTACGAACTTAACATTTCTTCTACTGAGCTGTTGGAGCGTTTTAAAAGAGGCGATGAAGCTAGAAGTGGTCAAGGCAGCGGATTAGGACTATCTATTGCCAAAAGTTTAATAGAAATTCAGAAAGGACGCTTTAATATAGAAATAGATGGAGATTTATTTAAAGCTATAATAATAATGCCCAAATAAAGGCAGCAGCAGCAAATTAACCAAATATTTTTCATCTGGCTCTCTCATTGATAAATATTTTACAGACAATTCGCTGAATTTGGTCTAAAATAGTGTCATACTCAAATCTTAGTCAGGGGGATATATGTATGACACTAACAACTGAACTAAAGGACTTTCTACTGCAGCAGGGGGCCGACTTGGTGGGCGTCACAACTGCCGATGCTTTGGCAGATGCACCCGAAGGACACCGGCCAAGCGATTATTTAGCTAATGCCAAATCTGTCATCTCCGTGGCATATTCTCTTAATAGTGGTGCCGTATTGGGCCTGCCCAAGACCAGAAACGAATATGTGCTTGAATTTGACCAGGCTAACTCAACCTTAAATGCCTTCGCCCATCGCGGTGCGCGATTTCTTGAGAAACAGGGCCATGTAAGTATCGCCTTTCCCGCCACTGCCAGCATCGGTGACGGTGCCCGTCTGGCCGGCGATATTTCCCATAAGCATGTCGCAGCCGCCGCGGGCCTAGGGGTGTTTGGCTTAAATAACCTGCTTATCACCCCTCAATACGGCAACCGCTTACGGCTGGGAACCATCGTTACGGAAGCAGCATTGACACCTGATACTCCAATGGAGGAATCGCCCTGTAATAACTGCGGCAAGTGCATCAAGAACTGCCCCGCCAACGCACTAGAGGGAGGAAAAGATTTAAATGACCCCCAGCAGGGTTGGCGTATCAATAAGGAGAAATGCTATCATTACATCTTTATCCGCCTGGGCGGTAGGCGCTGCGGCATGTGCATCGCCTCTTGTCCGATCAGTAAAGATTAGTACCCTGACGATGTAAAAGCCCTGCCGGGAAACTCCCGGCAGGGCTTTATTTTGCTGCTCAATCGATATGACCCGAAGAGCGGTTCGTCTGCTTCCTCGGTAAATGTGTAAATATATTGTGGCAGTTCATGCTGTTAACATTTAGAAAAGCCGCAGTTATTGCATACGTAGCAACCTTCCAGCCTATTTAACTCCTGTCCACAAATTTCGCAGATAAGAGAGTCTTCCTTTTTGTCGTCTAGTACTTGGGAACCCCCATTACACTGTACATCTAATTCTTTCTTCAACTGGGCCAGTTTCCGGGCAATCGCCGACGCACAGGATTTCCCTGCCGATACGCCTTTTCCTTTTCCCCGAGCCAACATGTATGATGGACAGGAGTGTGTCCCCGTCAATTGTTCAATTACCTTGTCAACGCCTATGCCACCGCGAATAGCTAAACTAATAAGCCTGGAAGTAGCCTCAGTATATACTAGGCAGCCCCCATCAGATCCGGTGGTAATAAAAGTCTCCAATATCTTGCCGCTATCCGGTTGATAATTAACCGTTAGATATATCTTTCCGCAACCCGTATCAAGTCGCTGCGTAATGCCATGTGCACTAATAGGCCGAGGCAGTATTTCACCACGGTTTAAAGAACCGGTATTCTCTTCCTTCTTGTCCTTCCCTACAGTGACAGTGCCTTTTTTACAGCCGTCTCGAAAAAC is part of the Metallumcola ferriviriculae genome and harbors:
- a CDS encoding response regulator transcription factor encodes the protein MNILVCDDDKEILDAIKIYLENEGYQVFKAFNGLEALAVIEENEVHLIIMDIMMPQMDGLRATMKIREANNIPVIMLSAKSEDTDKIIGLNMGADDYITKPFNPLELIARVRSQLRRYTTLGSLETKSNVFKTGGLVVDDESKVITVDGDEVKLTPVQYKVLKLLTANAGRVFSIEEIYEKVWKETAFNPENTVAVHIRKIREKIEINPKEPKYLKVVWGIGYKVEKI
- a CDS encoding 4Fe-4S dicluster domain-containing protein; translated protein: MTLTTELKDFLLQQGADLVGVTTADALADAPEGHRPSDYLANAKSVISVAYSLNSGAVLGLPKTRNEYVLEFDQANSTLNAFAHRGARFLEKQGHVSIAFPATASIGDGARLAGDISHKHVAAAAGLGVFGLNNLLITPQYGNRLRLGTIVTEAALTPDTPMEESPCNNCGKCIKNCPANALEGGKDLNDPQQGWRINKEKCYHYIFIRLGGRRCGMCIASCPISKD
- a CDS encoding Gfo/Idh/MocA family protein, which produces MKKLRMGIIGMGMAFERLHYPAYQRLKDQYEITAICDTDKEKANNWRATLGLSENDVYEDYQEMIKRSDLDAFDVMVPIELNYEVTEHVAAAGKPIICEKPLAPTPEQAKAARDLPSKYDIPIMIAENYRYNDEIQIIRDMVRKQEIGEVYYFIQNRVVDFPKDMLKNKFPAKEWRQHPEFPGGAIMDTGVHDIGALRHIFGAIKKLHAFGKRQEEEFAPFAVIQANMLFKSGITSSFTFFSAGKEMQRPLMGLRIFGTEGEIFLEERDCGTINVAMNDGSSRQIPYRPQQGYYHELQNFYQAAIGREPLSVTPELEFGDAITILAMLQSAKTGEVISVDQSQDFDFEAFRQQNIHTEQPRLQ
- a CDS encoding sensor histidine kinase translates to MDIKWKKFSHSLLTKIVFFIITILCFTAAITLFLDIVGLHHNDFDIVVEDSYYLGREYMQDSSQIIDNLTTLINFKSEENILNGGALTEEEISREEDNLFRDFEHSKRFNPKLSYKENYPLFQEIYADKIAQIKDELIQADLRNYNSTLRELENYRGVFYYVSDGDNTFTNGINNKEYFKKYPSYMIFDKSEQTVYPEEISKNKYYYWIVPDTSSLEQTNNTTLYIAFTDDFLDPRIDDWYRNKEFITYSLYKIMGLLLGLAIAFLYLIVIVGRKPEDDGVHLNFIDKLYIDFNIALCLLLIGSWFGAINFLLFENRIFEAVFPITLVIATLGLILVLSLVKHIKNGTLIKHSLTYTIFHKLFIFIKDVYNSGSVGVKIVLIVIAYPLLVALTFFMFPVTIGIGVWLALKKVQEFNAIKEGVEKVKDGGIHHKINLASSGEFAKLAADINSITDGLNKAVDNELKSERLKTELITNVSHDIRTPLTSIITYVDLLKNEKDQAKAEGYITIIEQKAERLKILTDDLFEASKASSGNIPVNCEKIDIVSLITQGLGELDDKIKEQKLEFKMNHPQDKVYIEADGKLLWRALENLLSNIFKYALDGSRVYLDVADIGTEVRIVIKNISAYELNISSTELLERFKRGDEARSGQGSGLGLSIAKSLIEIQKGRFNIEIDGDLFKAIIIMPK